The genome window CGGATATACGAACGGGAACGGAAAGTCTGCCGTTGCCACTTCCTTTACGGACGCGCAAGCGGGTTCCATCCGCGAAATGGGGATCATCAACCTTCTGAACGCATACAGAAGACAAGGTCACCTTGCGGCAAAACTCGATCCGCTCGGAATTCAAAAACCGAACCGAACGTTCATCGATTCCAAATTGCACAGCATTTCTCCCGCGGATTTGGAAACCGTGGTCGACAGCGATACTCTTGGAAGAGTCAAACTTGCCGAGATCGTGGATCTTTACGAAAAGGTTTATTGCAACACGATCGGAGCCGAACACTTCTATCTCGTGGACGACGTGGAACGGGAATGGCTTCAAAAAAAGATGGAGTCTCCCGCATTCTTAGCCCCTCTGCCGAAGAGCATCAAACTCAGATTGTTCGAAAAATTATTCCAAGCGGATTACTTCGAAACCTTTCTCGCGAAAAAATACGTCGGTAAAAAAAGATTCTCTCTCGAAGGGGGAGAATCCTTCATCCCTCTTTTGGATACGATCGTGGAAGAGGCCGGACATCACAAGATGGACGGACTCGTGATCGGAATGGCGCACAGAGGACGACTCAACGTTCTCGTGAACATCATCGAAAAACCCGCGTCCCTCATCTTTGCCGAATTCGAGGAAAAAACCGACAAGGATAACCTGAGTTATGCGGACGTGAAGTATCACCTCGGTTATTCGAACAGCAGAATGACCGCTTCGGGAAAAGAAGTGAAACTTTCTCTCGCGTTCAATCCGAGTCACTTGGAATGTGTGGACCCGGTCGTAACCGGTTCCGTGCGTGCGCGTCAAACTCTGATCGGAGACAAGGATCGAGAAAAATACATGCCGGTTTTGATCCACGGAGATGCTGCGTTTGCGGGGCAGGGCGTGGTTGCGGAAACTCTCAATCTGATGAACCTCGAAGGTTATACTACCGGTGGAACGTTTCACATCGTGGTCAACAACCAGATCGGATTCACCACTCTTCCGGACGAATCCAGATCCACGTTGTATGCAACCGATCTCGCGAAAGGATTCCAAATTCCGATCATCCACGTAAACGGGGACGATCCCGAAGCAGTATATCGAGTGGTTAAACTCGGGATGGAATACCGTCAGAAGTTCAAAAAAGATTTTATCATAGATCTCGTATGTTATAGAAGACTCGGTCACAACGAAACCGACGAACCTGCGTTCACGCAGCCGAAGATGTATGCGACGATCAAAAGCCATCCTCCGACCGTCAATCTCTACGAGAAACGTCTCGTGGAGGAAGGCGACATTGCTCAGGAAGATTTGGACTTCATTAAAAACGGGTCCATGCACGGGCTGGAGGATTCTTTCCAAAGAGCCAAAGAACAGGACGTAAAGATCCGTGTCGATACCATGCAGGGAGTTTGGTCCAAGTTCTCCAAGGTTTCCTTGGATTCCGAACCTGCGACGAAACTTCTCGCGGAGCAGATGCACGGAATCGTTCAGGCTTTGACGAGCGTTCCGCAAGGATTTACTCCGAATTCAAAACTCGTAAAACTTCTCCAGAGCAGAAAAGAAATGGCGGAAGGAAAAATTCCCGTGGATTGGGG of Leptospira sanjuanensis contains these proteins:
- a CDS encoding 2-oxoglutarate dehydrogenase E1 component, which codes for MKIEKLMALYGENGALLEELYNQYKLNPETVDKEWKSFFQEVDSNGLANGNGGGYTNGNGKSAVATSFTDAQAGSIREMGIINLLNAYRRQGHLAAKLDPLGIQKPNRTFIDSKLHSISPADLETVVDSDTLGRVKLAEIVDLYEKVYCNTIGAEHFYLVDDVEREWLQKKMESPAFLAPLPKSIKLRLFEKLFQADYFETFLAKKYVGKKRFSLEGGESFIPLLDTIVEEAGHHKMDGLVIGMAHRGRLNVLVNIIEKPASLIFAEFEEKTDKDNLSYADVKYHLGYSNSRMTASGKEVKLSLAFNPSHLECVDPVVTGSVRARQTLIGDKDREKYMPVLIHGDAAFAGQGVVAETLNLMNLEGYTTGGTFHIVVNNQIGFTTLPDESRSTLYATDLAKGFQIPIIHVNGDDPEAVYRVVKLGMEYRQKFKKDFIIDLVCYRRLGHNETDEPAFTQPKMYATIKSHPPTVNLYEKRLVEEGDIAQEDLDFIKNGSMHGLEDSFQRAKEQDVKIRVDTMQGVWSKFSKVSLDSEPATKLLAEQMHGIVQALTSVPQGFTPNSKLVKLLQSRKEMAEGKIPVDWGFAEALSFGSILESGFRIRLSGQDSQRGTFSHRHAVLVDTNTNEKYIPLNHISPKQAKAEIINSSLSEFSVLGFEYGYSLADPNALVMWEAQFGDFANSAQVIFDQFISSSEVKWQRLSGLIMLLPHGYEGQGPEHSSARLERFLQLCALNNMQVCNLTTAAQYFHLLRRQMLRNYRKPLVIVTPKSLLRFPASLSPVEDILQGAFREILVDDAGSKADKIEKVIFSAGKVYYDLLKYREENKIQNTALVRVEQIYPFPAKEIEAALKKFKNAKSFVWCQEEPKNQGAWFFVRERIEDLIPSNIRLVYAGRHESPSPAAGHMKLHLQEQDQLVLDAFQA